The Hahella sp. HNIBRBA332 genome window below encodes:
- a CDS encoding Sir2 family NAD-dependent protein deacetylase: MAHIVVLSGAGISAESGLPTFRDVGGLWKQYSVHDLASPGGWERNPQLVLEFYNTRRQQAREAQPNAAHMALAELETQHRVTVITQNIDNLHERAGSTHVVHLHGEIMKARSSVDEGYLVDLDDRDIALGDLCPQGKQMRPHVVWFGEMVPMLEAAADILATADALLVVGTSLQVYPAAGLVDCAPASCSITVIDPGEHVKVKGATIIRKTACAGVPEWIASLKL; this comes from the coding sequence GTGGCTCATATCGTCGTGCTCAGCGGCGCTGGCATAAGCGCCGAAAGCGGCCTGCCTACGTTCCGGGACGTGGGCGGACTATGGAAACAATACAGCGTACATGATCTGGCGTCTCCCGGCGGCTGGGAGCGCAACCCGCAACTGGTGCTGGAGTTTTACAACACCCGTCGTCAACAGGCGCGGGAGGCCCAACCCAACGCTGCGCACATGGCCCTCGCCGAGCTGGAGACGCAGCATCGCGTCACCGTCATCACCCAGAATATCGACAATCTGCACGAACGCGCAGGCTCTACGCATGTCGTGCATCTTCACGGTGAGATCATGAAAGCGCGCAGCAGTGTCGATGAAGGTTATCTGGTTGATCTGGACGACCGGGACATCGCCCTGGGCGATCTCTGCCCCCAAGGCAAACAGATGCGCCCGCATGTGGTCTGGTTTGGGGAAATGGTGCCCATGTTGGAAGCCGCCGCGGATATTCTCGCCACAGCGGACGCTTTGCTGGTGGTCGGCACCTCCCTGCAGGTGTATCCCGCCGCGGGTCTGGTGGATTGTGCGCCAGCAAGCTGTTCAATAACGGTAATCGATCCCGGCGAGCACGTAAAAGTCAAAGGCGCCACGATTATCCGTAAAACCGCCTGCGCCGGCGTACCTGAATGGATCGCATCCCTTAAGCTATGA